The following are from one region of the Nicotiana tabacum cultivar K326 chromosome 3, ASM71507v2, whole genome shotgun sequence genome:
- the LOC107775998 gene encoding uncharacterized protein LOC107775998, giving the protein MERSWFYPYPFWCYPNSFNISQKKRLTCCSSTSLLDTRYLEYQHANLGTAKVTLNAGTVFLTIFLDFNMSLYDPYLTEALKIQVQIQGAPQAKDSIQASLHHQMAWRVQNHTMDLCLPGGENTLLLNIDTTKGNTMCTQIPRQISRDELVKILPDYWITNYEKLREPEESLQSGEPTFTKRNDKTVCISFDHSHLKKPNKTVVSFHMIQPRDTTDTYPEPDKKFFWNIQSIMEEHDWCQHFGKEGKRVWRFKCPFTGHCPWDLDYHCQDCLEDPIGECNEHHLRRWERFGLNKTKPKSKKREDH; this is encoded by the coding sequence ATGGAGAGATCATGGTTTTACCCATATCCATTTTGGTGCTATCCGAATAGCTTTAACATATCACAGAAGAAAAGGTTAACCTGTTGTAGCTCGACTTCTCTTCTAGATACAAGATACTTGGAGTACCAACATGCAAATTTGGGTACTGCAAAAGTTACCCTGAATGCTGGGACTGTATTCTTAACTATCTTTCTAGATTTCAACATGTCCCTTTATGATCCATACTTAACCGAAGCActaaaaatccaagtccaaatccaaggaGCCCCGCAAGCCAAAGATTCCATCCAAGCCAGTCTTCATCACCAAATGGCGTGGCGAGTCCAAAATCATACCATGGATCTTTGCCTTCCCGGAGGAGAAAATACTTTACTCTTAAATATTGATACTACCAAAGGAAACACCATGTGCACACAAATACCCAGACAAATTTCTAGAGATGAGCTTGTCAAAATTCTTCCTGATTACTGGAtcacaaattatgaaaaattaaggGAACCAGAGGAATCTCTGCAATCTGGTGAAccaacttttaccaaaagaaatgacaaaaccGTTTGTATAAGCTTTGACCATTCCCATCTCAAAAAACCCAATAAAACCGTCGTTTCTTTCCACATGATTCAACCCAGAGATACAACAGATACATACCCTGAACCTGACAAAAAGTTTTTCTGGAATATACAAAGCATCATGGAAGAACATGACTGGTGTCAACATTTTggcaaagaaggaaaaagagtttGGCGGTTCAAATGCCCCTTTACGGGACACTGCCCTTGGGATCTTGACTACCATTGCCAAGACTGTTTAGAAGACCCAATTGGAGAATGTAATGAACACCATCTGCGTCGTTGGGAACGATTTGGACTCAATAAGACcaaaccaaaatccaaaaaaagggaAGACCACTGA